The Chitinophagaceae bacterium genome window below encodes:
- a CDS encoding 23S rRNA (pseudouridine(1915)-N(3))-methyltransferase RlmH — protein MKIQFWTVGKAHEPYIKTGVEEFTKRISKYYPVEWTIIPLPKNSGMLSEADLKKKEGEMILDWLQKEDYLIALDERGKQLSSEGLADFIMKRSNESIKNLVFLIGGAYGIDEAVMKRANFKWSLSQLVFPHQLVRLILAEQVYRACSINRNEKYHHS, from the coding sequence ATGAAAATTCAGTTCTGGACGGTAGGCAAAGCACATGAACCTTATATAAAAACAGGTGTGGAAGAATTCACAAAACGCATCTCTAAATACTATCCGGTTGAATGGACCATTATTCCTTTGCCCAAAAATTCAGGTATGCTGAGTGAAGCCGACCTGAAAAAGAAAGAAGGTGAAATGATTCTTGACTGGCTGCAGAAAGAAGACTACCTTATTGCTTTAGATGAAAGAGGAAAACAATTGAGCAGTGAAGGACTTGCCGACTTTATTATGAAGAGAAGCAATGAAAGTATAAAGAATCTTGTGTTCCTGATTGGTGGTGCTTATGGCATTGATGAAGCAGTGATGAAAAGAGCCAACTTTAAATGGAGCTTATCGCAGCTGGTTTTTCCGCATCAGCTGGTGCGGTTGATCCTTGCTGAACAGGTATACCGTGCCTGCAGCATTAACAGGAATGAAAAATATCATCATAGTTAA
- a CDS encoding four helix bundle protein, translating into MKENILKTKSFEFAVRIVNLWKYLKKQHNEYILSQQILKSGTAIGALIREAEHGESMKDFIHKLTIGLKEANESKYWLDLLVASDFITKEMFDSLNKDCEELLKLLTASVKTSKSKLK; encoded by the coding sequence ATGAAAGAGAATATACTTAAAACAAAAAGCTTTGAATTTGCTGTAAGGATTGTCAACCTCTGGAAATACTTAAAAAAGCAGCATAATGAGTATATCCTTTCACAACAAATTCTGAAAAGCGGAACAGCTATTGGAGCCTTAATCCGTGAAGCAGAACATGGTGAAAGCATGAAAGATTTTATCCATAAACTTACAATCGGGCTGAAAGAAGCAAATGAATCAAAGTATTGGCTGGACCTGCTTGTTGCTTCAGATTTTATAACAAAAGAAATGTTTGACTCATTGAATAAGGATTGTGAAGAGTTACTGAAATTGCTTACAGCAAGTGTAAAAACTTCTAAATCCAAACTGAAATAA
- a CDS encoding electron transfer flavoprotein subunit beta/FixA family protein, with amino-acid sequence MKILVCISKTPDTTAKIAFTDNNTKFVQDGVQWIINPYDEWYALVRAIELKEKDPAAVIHLVTVGAADTEPIIRKALALGGDEAIRVNADSHDSFYIASQIAEIAKQGAYDLVFTGKETIDYNGSSIGGMVAELLDQPYVSLATKFELNGTIATIEREIEGGEETCEVNLPVVVSCQKGMAEQRIPNMRGIMGARTKPLKVVEPVAVEALTSVASFQLPPAKSGVKLVDPENVGELIRLLHEEAKAI; translated from the coding sequence ATGAAAATTTTAGTTTGTATCAGTAAAACGCCGGACACAACGGCAAAAATAGCCTTCACAGATAACAACACAAAGTTTGTACAGGATGGTGTACAGTGGATTATCAATCCTTACGACGAATGGTATGCCCTTGTGAGGGCCATTGAACTGAAAGAAAAAGACCCCGCCGCTGTTATTCATTTAGTAACTGTTGGTGCTGCTGATACAGAACCCATCATCCGCAAAGCATTGGCATTGGGTGGTGATGAAGCGATTCGTGTAAATGCAGACAGTCATGACAGTTTTTATATCGCTTCCCAAATTGCTGAAATTGCAAAACAGGGAGCTTACGATTTAGTCTTTACCGGTAAGGAAACCATTGATTACAACGGTTCATCTATTGGCGGTATGGTTGCTGAACTACTTGACCAACCTTATGTTTCGCTTGCCACCAAATTTGAACTGAATGGAACAATCGCAACCATTGAACGTGAAATTGAAGGTGGTGAAGAAACCTGCGAAGTAAATCTGCCGGTTGTAGTAAGTTGTCAGAAAGGAATGGCCGAACAACGCATCCCCAACATGAGAGGAATCATGGGTGCACGTACCAAACCATTGAAAGTTGTTGAACCGGTTGCTGTGGAAGCATTAACCAGCGTCGCATCATTTCAGTTACCTCCTGCAAAATCTGGTGTAAAACTGGTTGATCCGGAAAATGTAGGCGAGCTGATTCGTTTACTTCATGAAGAAGCAAAAGCAATTTAA
- a CDS encoding tetratricopeptide repeat protein → MDRVEQLKKFLEGNPNDSFLKHALALEYIKLGDDETARQLFEELLANEPGYVGSYYHLGKLFERNDDTEKAIEWYLKGMEVAKEKGEQHALGELRGAWEELTF, encoded by the coding sequence ATGGATCGTGTTGAACAATTAAAGAAATTCCTCGAAGGAAACCCCAACGACAGCTTCCTGAAGCATGCGCTGGCACTGGAATATATTAAACTGGGCGATGATGAAACAGCCCGTCAATTGTTTGAAGAATTACTGGCAAATGAACCCGGCTATGTGGGCTCATATTATCACTTGGGCAAATTGTTTGAACGAAATGATGATACAGAAAAAGCGATTGAGTGGTACCTGAAAGGGATGGAAGTTGCCAAAGAAAAAGGAGAGCAGCATGCTTTAGGTGAATTAAGAGGAGCCTGGGAGGAACTGACGTTTTGA
- a CDS encoding rhomboid family intramembrane serine protease has product MEFTITLAIIAITCIISFTAFNSEKIINDLIFWPPMIKNKNQYYRFITSGFIHADIPHLAFNMITLYFFGRAMELFFIAKIGKLGFIFFYLAGIIVSEIPSYIRHHNNYSYRSLGASGAVTAVLFSFILLAPWQTLYVFFLPLPAIVFALLYVGYTFYMDRRGGDNINHSAHLWGAVWGVVFTILMEPSVVERIKIISCLPFSEQQRKCNFICIKHSHIIGCA; this is encoded by the coding sequence ATGGAATTTACAATTACACTTGCTATTATTGCTATTACCTGTATTATTTCGTTCACTGCTTTCAACAGTGAAAAAATCATCAACGACCTCATCTTCTGGCCGCCGATGATCAAAAATAAAAATCAGTATTACCGTTTTATTACTTCTGGTTTTATTCATGCAGATATTCCACATCTTGCGTTTAATATGATTACTCTGTATTTCTTTGGCAGGGCCATGGAACTATTCTTTATTGCAAAGATCGGCAAGCTTGGTTTCATATTTTTTTACCTGGCCGGGATTATTGTTTCTGAAATTCCATCCTATATCAGGCATCATAACAATTACAGTTACAGAAGTCTTGGTGCATCAGGAGCAGTTACCGCCGTCTTATTTTCATTTATCTTATTAGCTCCATGGCAAACCTTATATGTTTTCTTTTTGCCATTACCGGCAATTGTTTTTGCACTTCTTTATGTTGGGTATACATTTTACATGGACAGACGTGGCGGAGATAACATCAACCACAGTGCACATTTATGGGGAGCTGTTTGGGGGGTAGTATTTACAATATTGATGGAGCCAAGTGTTGTTGAGCGGATAAAAATAATCTCCTGTCTTCCATTTTCGGAGCAACAACGGAAATGTAATTTTATCTGCATCAAGCATAGCCATATCATTGGATGTGCTTAA